The following are from one region of the Anaeropeptidivorans aminofermentans genome:
- a CDS encoding GNAT family N-acetyltransferase — MEIDISNAFIETERLILRPWCKEDLQDFYEYASVPGVGEMAGWKHHESIDKSEEILKLFIEGKSTFAVQYKENNKVIGSLGIHGSWTSKDEKYAHLNSKEIGYVLSKKFWGKGLMAEAVKAVINYCFSELGLEALTICHFVENIQSKRVIEKCGFEFVKYDKYYAKDLEKEFDEMQYILMP; from the coding sequence GTGGAAATAGACATTTCTAATGCATTCATTGAGACCGAAAGGCTGATACTTCGCCCTTGGTGTAAAGAGGATTTACAGGATTTTTATGAATATGCCTCTGTTCCCGGGGTTGGAGAAATGGCTGGCTGGAAGCATCATGAATCTATAGATAAATCTGAGGAAATTTTAAAGCTTTTTATTGAGGGTAAGAGCACTTTTGCCGTTCAATATAAAGAAAATAATAAGGTAATTGGCTCTTTGGGGATCCATGGTTCATGGACTTCGAAAGACGAAAAATATGCGCATCTGAATTCAAAGGAAATAGGCTATGTGCTTTCAAAAAAATTTTGGGGAAAGGGCCTGATGGCGGAGGCTGTAAAGGCCGTAATCAATTATTGCTTTAGTGAATTAGGCCTTGAAGCTCTTACCATATGCCATTTCGTAGAAAATATACAGTCAAAAAGAGTTATAGAAAAATGCGGCTTTGAATTTGTAAAATACGATAAATATTATGCAAAGGACCTTGAAAAAGAATTTGACGAAATGCAATATATTTTAATGCCGTAA